From one Halosimplex rubrum genomic stretch:
- a CDS encoding alcohol dehydrogenase catalytic domain-containing protein yields MRAVVLAEHGEPLELRDVPEPDCAPEGVVVETEACGICRSDWHAWQGHGDWVDDRVPTGQVLGHEPVGTVREVGADVETVAVGDRVVVPFSLADGTCPACRAGRQNYCEGATALGFGPAAPGAFAERFHVPAADVNAVHLPDGVSAVAAASTGCRFVTAFEALDATADVGGGDAVVVVGCGGVGLSAVQVAAALGAAPVAVDVRDAPLELAAEVGAVATLNADEVDAPARVRERFGGADVSVDALGSGETFRTAVDSLGSGGTHVQVGLTGDDDRGEVSLPVDRLVQRDLTISGSRGMPPRRYDDIFAMVDAGRVDPGALVTDRVALDEVPDRLAAMSEFDTVGVEVVTDF; encoded by the coding sequence ATGCGCGCAGTCGTCCTCGCCGAGCACGGCGAACCGCTCGAACTCCGCGACGTGCCCGAACCCGACTGTGCCCCCGAGGGGGTCGTCGTCGAGACCGAGGCCTGCGGGATCTGCCGGAGCGACTGGCACGCCTGGCAGGGCCACGGCGACTGGGTCGACGACCGCGTCCCGACGGGGCAGGTGCTGGGTCACGAGCCGGTGGGGACCGTCCGCGAGGTCGGCGCCGACGTGGAGACGGTCGCGGTCGGCGACCGGGTGGTCGTCCCGTTCAGTCTCGCCGACGGCACCTGCCCGGCCTGCCGAGCGGGGCGACAGAACTACTGCGAGGGCGCGACCGCGCTCGGGTTCGGTCCGGCTGCGCCGGGGGCCTTCGCCGAGCGGTTTCACGTGCCCGCGGCGGACGTGAACGCGGTCCACCTCCCCGACGGCGTCTCGGCGGTCGCCGCGGCGAGCACGGGCTGTCGGTTCGTCACCGCCTTCGAGGCGCTGGACGCGACCGCCGACGTGGGCGGGGGCGACGCGGTGGTCGTCGTCGGCTGCGGCGGCGTCGGCCTCTCCGCGGTCCAGGTCGCCGCCGCGCTCGGTGCCGCGCCCGTCGCCGTCGACGTGCGCGACGCGCCGCTCGAACTGGCCGCCGAGGTCGGCGCCGTCGCGACGCTGAACGCCGACGAGGTCGACGCGCCCGCACGCGTCCGCGAACGCTTCGGCGGCGCGGACGTGTCGGTCGACGCACTGGGGTCGGGCGAGACGTTCCGGACGGCGGTCGACTCGCTGGGGAGCGGCGGCACGCACGTCCAGGTCGGGCTGACCGGCGACGACGACCGCGGCGAGGTCTCCCTCCCGGTCGACCGCCTGGTGCAGAGGGACCTGACGATTTCGGGCTCGCGGGGGATGCCCCCGCGCCGGTACGACGACATCTTCGCGATGGTCGACGCCGGGCGGGTCGACCCCGGGGCCTTGGTGACCGACCGCGTCGCGCTCGACGAGGTGCCCGACCGGCTGGCGGCGATGAGCGAGTTCGACACTGTCGGCGTCGAGGTCGTCACCGATTTCTGA
- a CDS encoding lamin tail domain-containing protein → MNGRPARVATVFAVALLAALSGCAGFPVSVGEETPTGPTAAAPDVANGTAATVVDVVDGDTIDVRYANGSTDTVRLLGVDTPEVHADTDPAEYEGVPDDEAGAACLESAGEDASAFAERWLAGERVTLVTDPASDRRGSYGRLLAYVHVNASGANGSVTATRRTATDGTATAANRTDFTYRLLATGHARVYDSTFQRSERYYAAESDAQADRRGLWRCRDPNATVADGEGGASDDGDGGPPSGADAPLATSESGLTVERVHTDAAGNDHENRDDEYVVFGNDGDGSLALGGWTVADEADHTYAFPTGFTLAVGKTVTLRTGSGTDTDDTLYWGSDSAIWNNGDDTVVVERSGETVLRHAY, encoded by the coding sequence ATGAACGGCCGACCCGCCCGGGTCGCGACGGTCTTCGCAGTGGCTCTTTTGGCGGCCCTGAGCGGCTGCGCCGGATTCCCGGTCTCGGTCGGCGAGGAGACGCCCACGGGGCCGACGGCGGCGGCGCCGGACGTGGCGAACGGGACGGCGGCGACCGTGGTCGACGTGGTCGACGGCGACACCATCGACGTGCGGTACGCGAACGGGTCGACGGACACGGTGCGGCTGCTGGGGGTCGACACTCCCGAAGTCCACGCCGACACCGACCCCGCGGAGTACGAGGGCGTGCCGGACGACGAGGCGGGTGCGGCCTGCCTCGAATCGGCGGGGGAGGACGCCAGCGCGTTCGCCGAGCGGTGGCTGGCCGGCGAGCGGGTCACGCTGGTCACCGACCCGGCGTCCGACCGACGGGGTAGCTACGGGCGGCTGCTGGCGTACGTCCACGTGAACGCGAGCGGTGCGAACGGGAGCGTGACGGCCACCCGGAGAACCGCGACGGACGGCACCGCGACCGCGGCGAACCGCACGGACTTCACCTACCGACTGCTCGCGACCGGGCACGCACGGGTGTACGACAGCACGTTTCAGCGCTCGGAGCGGTACTACGCCGCCGAGTCGGACGCCCAGGCCGACCGGCGCGGACTGTGGCGCTGTCGGGACCCGAACGCGACCGTGGCCGACGGCGAGGGCGGCGCCTCGGACGACGGCGACGGCGGACCCCCATCCGGCGCGGACGCCCCGCTCGCCACCTCGGAGTCGGGACTGACGGTCGAGCGAGTCCACACCGACGCCGCGGGCAACGACCACGAGAACCGCGACGACGAGTACGTCGTGTTCGGCAACGACGGCGACGGGTCGCTGGCGCTGGGCGGCTGGACGGTCGCCGACGAGGCCGACCACACGTACGCGTTCCCGACGGGGTTCACGCTCGCGGTCGGCAAGACGGTGACGCTCCGCACGGGCTCGGGGACCGACACCGACGACACCCTCTACTGGGGCAGCGACTCGGCGATATGGAACAACGGGGACGACACGGTGGTCGTCGAACGCAGCGGCGAGACGGTCCTGCGACACGCCTACTGA
- the hflX gene encoding GTPase HflX produces the protein MRRRTGSTAIIAARADERPVDTEEIRALTEAAGYEVRGAVTQARAEDPGTCFGVGKVADLAARAGEADADLVAVDGELTPRQTAAIREALPDGTAVFDRYRLVLAIFADRAGARRAQLQTELARLRYDLPRLKARSDVQGLNRRAEKGTPLDGVKNRIADLERKLADLPHPAEQHRAERREQGFDLVTLAGYTNAGKSALLRRLADDMAAEGTAESDSEQHPDAATVTAAVGDRLFETLETTTRRATVDGRRVLCTDTVGFVADLPHWLVESFSETLSDAAAADAVVLVADASDPPPELREKVGVALDVFDGQGVDGSAVVTALNKVDLLDDAALAERREAVADLAPEPVPVSVREGTNLDRLRAAVVDRLPTERAELLLPNRDGAMGIVSRAHDRAVVESVEYGTETVALSVRGRPAVVDRLRADADALDG, from the coding sequence ATGAGACGACGAACGGGATCGACGGCGATCATCGCGGCGCGAGCGGACGAACGACCGGTCGACACCGAGGAGATACGAGCGTTGACAGAGGCCGCGGGCTACGAGGTCCGCGGCGCGGTGACCCAGGCCCGCGCCGAGGATCCGGGCACGTGCTTCGGAGTCGGGAAAGTCGCCGACCTCGCGGCACGCGCGGGGGAAGCGGACGCCGACCTCGTCGCCGTCGACGGGGAGCTGACGCCCCGGCAGACGGCCGCCATCAGGGAGGCGCTGCCCGACGGAACCGCGGTCTTCGACCGCTATCGGCTCGTGCTCGCCATCTTCGCCGACCGGGCGGGCGCGCGTCGGGCGCAACTGCAGACCGAACTCGCTCGGTTGAGATACGACCTCCCGCGACTGAAAGCGCGTTCGGACGTGCAGGGGCTGAACAGGCGCGCCGAGAAGGGGACGCCCCTCGACGGGGTGAAAAACCGGATCGCCGACCTCGAACGCAAACTCGCGGACCTCCCGCACCCGGCCGAGCAGCACCGCGCCGAGCGCCGCGAGCAGGGGTTCGACCTGGTGACCCTCGCCGGCTACACCAACGCCGGGAAGTCGGCGCTGTTGCGCCGGCTGGCCGACGACATGGCGGCCGAGGGGACCGCCGAGAGCGACTCGGAACAGCACCCCGACGCGGCGACGGTGACGGCGGCAGTGGGGGACCGGCTGTTCGAGACGCTGGAGACGACGACGCGGCGGGCGACGGTCGACGGCCGGCGCGTGCTGTGTACCGACACCGTGGGATTCGTCGCCGACCTGCCCCACTGGCTGGTCGAGTCGTTCAGCGAGACGCTCTCGGACGCCGCGGCGGCCGACGCGGTCGTCCTCGTCGCCGACGCGAGCGACCCGCCCCCAGAGTTGCGCGAGAAGGTCGGAGTCGCGCTGGACGTGTTCGACGGCCAGGGCGTCGACGGATCGGCCGTCGTCACGGCGCTGAACAAGGTCGACCTGCTCGACGACGCCGCGCTGGCCGAGCGCCGCGAGGCGGTCGCCGACCTCGCCCCCGAGCCGGTCCCGGTCAGCGTCCGCGAGGGGACGAACCTCGACCGCCTCCGCGCGGCGGTCGTCGACCGACTCCCGACCGAGCGCGCCGAGTTGCTGCTCCCCAACCGCGACGGCGCGATGGGGATCGTCTCGCGAGCCCACGACCGGGCGGTCGTCGAATCCGTCGAGTACGGGACCGAAACGGTCGCGCTGTCCGTCCGCGGACGGCCGGCGGTCGTCGACCGACTGCGAGCCGACGCCGACGCGCTCGACGGGTAA
- a CDS encoding NUDIX hydrolase gives MSWRDIRPVAVGVPRREDEVLLSRLREDDDDIETFYRPIGGGIEFGESSDEALAREFDEELDVAIAEADLLETLENTFTFDGQRGHEIWFLYEVTLAESWPYERDEFEGREPEADETYRAVWTSVDALDGVTVYPEHLASLL, from the coding sequence GTGAGCTGGCGCGACATCCGGCCGGTAGCGGTCGGCGTTCCCCGACGCGAGGACGAGGTGCTCCTGAGTCGACTCCGCGAGGACGACGACGACATCGAGACGTTCTATCGCCCGATCGGCGGCGGGATCGAGTTCGGCGAGTCGAGCGACGAGGCGCTGGCCCGGGAGTTCGACGAGGAACTCGACGTCGCGATCGCCGAGGCCGACCTGCTGGAGACCCTGGAGAACACGTTCACGTTCGACGGTCAGCGGGGCCACGAGATCTGGTTCCTCTACGAGGTGACGCTCGCGGAGTCGTGGCCCTACGAGCGCGACGAGTTCGAGGGCAGAGAGCCCGAGGCCGACGAGACCTACAGGGCGGTCTGGACGTCGGTCGACGCGCTCGACGGCGTGACCGTCTACCCCGAACACCTCGCCTCGCTGCTCTGA
- a CDS encoding helix-hairpin-helix domain-containing protein: MADPTLDPSRTNRIGTAIGLVLEDQRTAERRQVIYTDARVVLLRDESGGTTLVRRDAFDAELGTRYRPRPGAETPSDAGQYDRLRERLAAYERAEGRKAKHKADALREALDLLAAPSDGDADGGSGDTDDGDPEESGGDTDPEVPFEEVSGIGPKTAGKLRTAGYVTESDVRGAADDALLAVAGLGPESLSSLREFVG, encoded by the coding sequence ATGGCAGACCCAACCCTCGATCCGTCGAGAACCAACAGGATCGGCACGGCGATCGGACTCGTCCTCGAAGACCAGCGCACCGCCGAGCGACGGCAGGTGATCTACACCGACGCGCGGGTGGTGCTCCTGCGCGACGAATCCGGGGGCACGACGCTCGTCCGTCGCGACGCCTTCGACGCCGAACTCGGGACGCGCTACCGGCCGCGACCGGGCGCCGAGACGCCGAGCGACGCCGGCCAGTACGACCGCCTCCGCGAACGGCTCGCCGCCTACGAGCGCGCGGAGGGCCGCAAGGCGAAACACAAGGCCGACGCCCTCCGCGAGGCGCTGGACCTGCTCGCCGCCCCGAGCGACGGGGACGCAGACGGTGGCAGCGGCGATACGGACGACGGCGACCCGGAGGAGAGCGGCGGCGACACCGACCCGGAGGTCCCCTTCGAGGAGGTGTCCGGGATCGGCCCGAAGACCGCCGGGAAGCTCCGGACCGCCGGCTACGTCACCGAGAGCGACGTGCGCGGCGCGGCGGACGACGCGCTGCTGGCGGTCGCCGGGCTCGGCCCGGAGAGCCTGTCGAGCCTCCGCGAGTTCGTCGGCTGA
- a CDS encoding SAM hydrolase/SAM-dependent halogenase family protein, translating to MITLASDFPSPYPAAMRGVVCSRSDARIEDVAHDFPRQDVRAAAFWLREVLPYFPPATHCVVVDPGVGTDRSALVVEAGDHHIVAPDNGVAVPVARELASGDDFDVWEIEYDDAATASTTFHGRDVFAPAAADVHDEGGPAALDRCSRTDDWVDLTFPEPDMVAKGARGEVLVVDGFGNVITNVPGGPVEGCEGIRVDDELIPVRDAYAARDPGDRLVTVGSHGNVELAVNRGRGDEAFGLSVGDSVLLEW from the coding sequence ATGATAACGCTCGCCTCGGACTTCCCGAGCCCGTACCCCGCGGCGATGCGGGGCGTGGTCTGCTCGCGCTCGGACGCCCGGATCGAGGACGTCGCTCACGACTTCCCGCGCCAGGACGTGCGAGCGGCGGCCTTCTGGCTGCGCGAGGTGCTGCCGTACTTCCCGCCCGCCACGCACTGCGTCGTGGTCGACCCCGGCGTCGGGACCGACCGCAGCGCGCTCGTCGTCGAGGCCGGCGACCACCACATCGTCGCACCCGACAACGGCGTCGCGGTCCCGGTCGCCCGCGAACTCGCGAGCGGGGACGATTTCGACGTGTGGGAGATCGAGTACGACGACGCGGCGACGGCGAGCACCACGTTCCACGGCCGGGACGTGTTCGCGCCCGCCGCCGCCGACGTACACGACGAGGGCGGCCCGGCCGCGCTCGACCGCTGCTCTCGGACCGACGACTGGGTGGACCTGACGTTCCCGGAGCCGGATATGGTCGCCAAGGGGGCCCGCGGCGAGGTGCTCGTCGTCGACGGGTTCGGCAACGTCATCACGAACGTCCCCGGCGGCCCCGTCGAGGGCTGTGAGGGGATCCGCGTCGACGACGAACTGATCCCGGTCCGCGACGCCTACGCGGCCCGGGATCCCGGCGACAGGCTCGTCACCGTCGGCAGCCACGGCAACGTCGAACTCGCCGTCAACAGGGGCCGCGGCGACGAGGCGTTCGGCCTGTCCGTCGGCGACAGCGTGTTGCTGGAGTGGTAG
- a CDS encoding AbrB/MazE/SpoVT family DNA-binding domain-containing protein: MAKVDSKGRIVLPKELRDRLGIEAGTEVEVRADDGRAVIEPEREPDEIVDRLEALVEDAATDRSATEGSDIEDPYARDHAETIRRGVDRETGNDE, translated from the coding sequence ATGGCGAAGGTGGATTCGAAGGGCCGGATCGTCCTCCCGAAGGAGCTTCGGGACCGGCTCGGGATCGAGGCGGGGACGGAAGTCGAGGTCCGTGCGGACGACGGGCGGGCGGTCATCGAGCCCGAACGAGAGCCGGACGAGATCGTCGATCGGCTGGAAGCACTCGTCGAAGACGCCGCGACGGACCGATCTGCGACAGAGGGGTCGGACATCGAAGACCCGTACGCCCGGGACCACGCCGAGACGATACGGCGAGGGGTCGACCGGGAGACCGGGAACGATGAGTGA
- a CDS encoding type II toxin-antitoxin system VapC family toxin, protein MSEGPYLFDVGVVALAHAGTPVSEVPLSYLREAIRGEIEAVLPYPALVGAHHILVSYYGFSGDDASRMMRNLADAKRIDWYDRVPERVVRSGFDLAADLGIDGWDGYYAQVALDEGVETILTLDDDFEAADGVESEVILSPAEFATLNDHLEN, encoded by the coding sequence ATGAGTGAGGGGCCGTATCTCTTCGACGTGGGCGTCGTCGCGCTCGCACACGCCGGCACACCGGTCAGCGAGGTGCCGTTGTCGTATCTCCGCGAAGCGATCAGGGGTGAGATCGAGGCGGTGCTCCCCTATCCCGCGCTCGTCGGTGCGCACCACATCCTGGTGTCCTATTACGGATTCTCGGGGGACGACGCGTCGCGGATGATGCGAAATCTCGCGGACGCGAAACGGATCGACTGGTACGACCGAGTGCCCGAACGAGTGGTCCGTTCGGGGTTCGACCTCGCCGCCGACCTGGGGATCGACGGCTGGGACGGCTACTACGCGCAGGTGGCACTCGACGAAGGGGTCGAGACGATACTCACGCTCGACGACGACTTCGAAGCGGCGGACGGAGTCGAGTCGGAGGTGATCCTCTCGCCCGCCGAGTTCGCTACGCTGAACGACCACCTCGAGAACTGA
- a CDS encoding ABC transporter ATP-binding protein, with protein MADLELDGVRKAFDDTVALDDVTLDIDEGEFFTLVGPSGCGKTTTLRTIAGLESPTAGTVRFGGEDVAGVPTEDRDVGIVFQNYALFPHMSVRENVAYGLQFADPPDGQSTDGRVSELLDLVDLSGMGDREPDQLSGGQQQRVALARALAPAPDVLLLDEPMSALDARLRETLRRQVKRIQTDLGVTTVYVTHDQAEALAISDRLAVMSDGGVEQVGTPREVYERPATEFVASFVGENNLFRGEVVGREAEATAVSVDGTEFRVDAAEVSGRDATAGDRLTFCVRPEDLTVDADANRFEVAVDTAEFLGETTRYYADWGDRTVVFRTPDAHDGDALALGFDPGDARVL; from the coding sequence GTGGCTGACCTCGAACTGGACGGCGTCCGCAAGGCCTTCGACGACACCGTCGCGCTCGACGACGTCACCCTCGACATCGACGAGGGTGAGTTTTTCACCCTCGTCGGTCCCTCCGGTTGCGGCAAGACGACGACGCTCCGGACGATCGCCGGCCTCGAATCGCCCACCGCGGGCACCGTGCGCTTCGGCGGCGAGGACGTGGCCGGCGTCCCCACCGAGGACCGCGACGTGGGCATCGTCTTCCAGAACTACGCCCTGTTTCCGCACATGAGCGTCCGCGAGAACGTCGCCTACGGGCTGCAGTTCGCCGACCCGCCCGACGGCCAGTCGACCGACGGGCGCGTGTCCGAACTGCTCGATCTGGTGGATCTCTCGGGCATGGGCGACCGCGAGCCCGACCAGCTGTCGGGCGGCCAGCAACAGCGGGTCGCGCTGGCCCGCGCGCTCGCGCCGGCGCCGGACGTGCTCCTGCTCGACGAACCGATGTCGGCGCTGGACGCCCGACTGCGCGAGACGCTGCGCCGGCAGGTCAAGCGCATCCAGACGGACCTGGGAGTGACCACCGTCTACGTCACCCACGACCAGGCGGAGGCGCTGGCCATCTCCGACCGACTCGCCGTCATGAGCGACGGCGGGGTCGAACAGGTCGGCACTCCCCGGGAGGTGTACGAGCGCCCCGCGACGGAGTTCGTCGCCTCGTTCGTCGGCGAGAACAACCTGTTCCGCGGCGAAGTCGTCGGCCGTGAGGCCGAGGCGACCGCGGTGTCGGTCGACGGGACGGAGTTCCGGGTCGACGCCGCCGAGGTCAGTGGCAGGGACGCGACCGCCGGCGACCGCCTCACCTTCTGCGTCCGTCCCGAGGACCTGACCGTCGACGCCGACGCGAACCGCTTCGAGGTCGCGGTCGACACCGCGGAGTTCCTCGGCGAGACCACCCGCTACTACGCCGACTGGGGCGACCGGACCGTGGTCTTCCGGACGCCCGACGCCCACGACGGCGACGCGCTGGCGCTCGGGTTCGACCCGGGAGACGCCCGGGTGCTGTGA
- a CDS encoding ABC transporter permease: MRPTRVAERLTAPALAVATLALLALLFFYPVGIVLVEAVRVDGVYTLATVVEVLRDPFYFGVFAQALDDPAVVVRSFPDYRLGLFGFTAYQALLSTVAAIALGLPGAYVLARFEFPGRKTIRSLTALPFVMPTILVAIGFVATFGADGVVTGALGALGLQVSSFTGTLGIIVLAHAFYDAPLIARITAASWEGIDAEMTETARSLGASPLRAFRDVVVPQLLPAILTGALLTFIFSFMSFAIVLALGGLSLATVEVWVYHRIGQLDYGTASTLATLEMLFSLALTYAYLRYEARQRATGAARPAERTDLFGPATKRRLFAWGYAVVALVVFVVPIVSLVYSSVTGPEGLTLRNYRFLVERQASAYAFQIKPLTAVTNSLIFGAGTLLLAVPMGVFLAIVSTRQFRGRKLIDTLSMAPFAVSGVVVGLGLLRGFVFGTEAFGYRFTVTGGLAIVAAHAVGAYPFVTRNVAPALAGIDDSIVESARSLGASRARVVLDIELPLVVPAVLAGTAFAFAISIGEFDSTVILATGDGSYTMPVAIERFIGRRLGPATAMGVVLLVVTSVSFVIIDRLGEGSGFGG; the protein is encoded by the coding sequence ATGCGACCCACCCGGGTCGCCGAACGGCTCACCGCCCCGGCCCTCGCAGTCGCGACGCTCGCGCTGCTCGCGCTGCTGTTCTTCTACCCGGTCGGGATCGTCCTCGTCGAGGCGGTCCGCGTCGACGGCGTCTACACGCTCGCGACCGTCGTCGAGGTGCTCCGGGACCCGTTCTACTTCGGCGTGTTCGCGCAGGCGCTCGACGACCCGGCGGTCGTCGTGCGGTCGTTCCCGGACTACCGGCTGGGCCTGTTCGGGTTCACCGCCTACCAGGCGCTGCTGTCGACGGTCGCCGCGATCGCGCTGGGGCTGCCCGGCGCGTACGTCCTCGCCCGCTTCGAGTTCCCCGGCCGGAAGACGATCCGGTCGCTGACGGCGCTGCCGTTCGTGATGCCGACGATCCTCGTTGCGATCGGGTTCGTCGCCACGTTCGGCGCCGACGGCGTCGTCACCGGGGCGCTGGGAGCGCTCGGCCTGCAGGTGTCGTCGTTCACCGGCACGCTCGGGATCATCGTCCTCGCCCACGCGTTCTACGACGCGCCGCTGATAGCGCGGATCACCGCCGCCTCGTGGGAGGGGATCGACGCCGAGATGACCGAGACCGCCCGCTCGCTGGGCGCGTCGCCGCTCCGAGCGTTCCGGGACGTGGTCGTTCCCCAGCTACTCCCCGCGATCCTGACCGGCGCACTGCTCACCTTCATCTTCTCCTTTATGTCGTTCGCGATCGTCCTCGCGCTCGGCGGGCTCTCGCTGGCGACCGTCGAGGTGTGGGTCTACCACCGGATCGGCCAGCTCGACTACGGGACGGCGTCGACGCTCGCGACGCTGGAGATGCTGTTCTCGCTGGCGCTCACCTACGCCTACCTGCGCTACGAGGCGCGCCAGCGGGCGACCGGCGCCGCGCGCCCGGCCGAGCGGACCGACCTGTTCGGGCCAGCGACGAAACGCCGCCTGTTCGCCTGGGGCTACGCCGTCGTCGCCCTCGTCGTCTTCGTCGTCCCCATCGTCAGCCTGGTCTACAGCAGCGTCACCGGCCCGGAGGGACTCACGCTCCGCAACTATCGTTTCCTGGTCGAGCGCCAGGCCAGCGCCTACGCCTTCCAGATCAAGCCGCTGACGGCCGTCACCAACTCCCTGATATTCGGCGCGGGGACGCTCCTGCTGGCGGTTCCGATGGGCGTGTTCCTGGCCATCGTCAGCACACGACAGTTCCGCGGGCGCAAGCTGATCGACACGCTCTCGATGGCGCCGTTCGCGGTGAGCGGCGTCGTCGTCGGCCTCGGCCTGCTTCGCGGGTTCGTCTTCGGCACCGAGGCCTTCGGCTACCGGTTCACCGTCACCGGCGGGCTCGCTATCGTCGCCGCCCACGCCGTCGGCGCCTACCCGTTCGTCACGCGCAACGTCGCGCCGGCGCTGGCCGGCATCGACGACTCGATCGTCGAGTCGGCCCGCTCGCTCGGCGCCTCCCGCGCCCGCGTCGTGCTCGACATCGAACTGCCGCTGGTGGTTCCGGCCGTCCTCGCGGGGACGGCCTTCGCCTTCGCCATCAGCATCGGCGAGTTCGATTCGACGGTTATACTGGCCACCGGCGACGGAAGTTACACCATGCCGGTCGCCATCGAGCGGTTCATCGGCCGACGGCTCGGCCCCGCGACCGCGATGGGCGTGGTCCTGCTGGTCGTGACGAGCGTGAGCTTCGTGATAATCGACAGGCTCGGCGAGGGGAGTGGGTTCGGTGGCTGA
- a CDS encoding thiamine ABC transporter substrate-binding protein, whose product MDRRRFLTTAGAGVAGLVAGCSAEPTDDGSTDTDGGSTDTPESGGTTTGGDGTATADGTVTGTASGGTPLLRVGTYPSFVDAPSSSPGPWLKERFESEFDAELRWFAPENSMDYFLQRRQQGVSIDTDLFLGLAPENLVKADRAVGEGESLFTGVDTADLSNAGAIVDDYRFDPQERAIPVGASYISLVYNQNALDERGVAAPETFDDLASAPYENGMLVPNPQSSETGLEFMFWTIDQFGEDGYLDYWSDLMNNGTRILQDWGTAYDAYSNDEAPMVVSFSTDQVYADRYDQDMARHQVGFLNNSGYAYLEGAAPFTDTDNLGLATEFIDFVLQPEVQAEIAQRNVALPAVDNAELPDDYYDLVHEPEEIVSFGYDELMGNVEPWLSDWSRQIATQ is encoded by the coding sequence ATGGACCGACGACGTTTCCTCACAACCGCGGGTGCTGGTGTGGCTGGACTGGTGGCCGGCTGTAGCGCCGAACCGACCGACGACGGCTCGACCGACACGGACGGCGGGTCGACGGACACGCCCGAGAGCGGGGGGACGACCACGGGGGGCGACGGGACCGCCACCGCCGACGGCACGGTGACCGGGACGGCCTCGGGCGGGACGCCGCTGCTGCGCGTGGGCACGTACCCGTCGTTCGTCGACGCGCCGAGTTCCAGCCCCGGCCCCTGGCTCAAGGAGCGCTTCGAGTCGGAGTTCGATGCCGAGCTGCGGTGGTTCGCGCCCGAGAACAGCATGGACTACTTCCTCCAGCGGCGCCAGCAGGGGGTCAGCATCGACACCGACCTGTTCCTCGGGCTGGCGCCGGAGAACCTCGTCAAGGCCGACCGCGCGGTCGGCGAGGGCGAGTCGCTGTTCACCGGCGTCGACACGGCCGACCTCTCGAACGCGGGCGCCATCGTCGACGACTACCGCTTCGACCCACAGGAGCGGGCCATCCCCGTCGGCGCCTCCTACATCAGCCTCGTCTACAACCAGAACGCCCTCGACGAGCGCGGCGTCGCCGCGCCCGAGACGTTCGACGACCTGGCGAGCGCCCCCTACGAGAACGGGATGCTCGTGCCGAACCCCCAGAGCAGCGAGACGGGGCTGGAGTTCATGTTCTGGACGATCGACCAGTTCGGCGAGGACGGCTACCTCGACTACTGGAGCGACCTGATGAACAACGGGACGCGCATCCTGCAGGACTGGGGGACCGCCTACGACGCCTACTCGAACGACGAGGCGCCGATGGTCGTCTCCTTCTCGACCGACCAGGTGTACGCCGACCGCTACGACCAGGACATGGCCCGCCATCAGGTCGGGTTCCTGAATAACTCCGGCTACGCGTATCTGGAGGGTGCGGCACCGTTCACGGACACCGACAACCTGGGCCTGGCGACGGAGTTCATCGACTTCGTCCTGCAACCGGAGGTCCAGGCGGAGATCGCCCAGCGAAACGTCGCGCTCCCGGCGGTCGACAACGCGGAGCTCCCCGACGACTACTACGACCTCGTCCACGAGCCCGAGGAGATCGTCAGCTTCGGCTACGACGAGCTGATGGGCAACGTCGAGCCGTGGCTCAGCGACTGGTCGCGACAGATCGCGACCCAGTAG